A genomic stretch from Telmatocola sphagniphila includes:
- a CDS encoding amidophosphoribosyltransferase, whose product MHELKHECGVAALYHLPSLEISPLVPGNDIKNTSRLIPRMLLDLQNRGQLAAGMSTLHPNREQILDTYKEIGLVAEAFRLNHPGKAESILKEHCGHAAIGHVRYATCGPNTRRYAQPFEREHGCKWKWFCFAFNGQLANFKQLKDELLANNDYHLTRDNDTEVIMHSIARELTGETPPDLVKVFANLSKKFDGAYNIVFLDALGRMVVMRDPKGIRPMCIAQSGPLFAAASESVALANLGFTEIRSLEPGEMALVQDGLVSFHRFAPKQPTAHCFFEWIYFANVASTLDDRSVYLSRSALGKELAQQEREMNRVPIDSDTIVVPVPDTGKAAADAMAHELGLPSVEGLMRNRYVGRTFIEGANRLDKVRLKYTPLREVLNGKRVLLIEDTIVRSTTLKSLLGHLRERGGAREVHVRVACPPIVAPCFYGIDMSTVTELFAPKFMKGKMPTREEQQRMADELGADSLAYLPLTSLARCIDLPVSSLCQACVTGEYPTPTGERLYQLSLKNVEGNGRTYEMGGCEPQKKSEFEPTKVR is encoded by the coding sequence ATGCATGAATTGAAGCACGAATGCGGTGTGGCCGCCCTTTACCATTTACCCAGTCTGGAAATTTCTCCACTGGTTCCCGGCAACGACATCAAAAATACTTCTCGACTTATCCCCAGAATGTTACTCGATTTACAAAATCGCGGACAACTGGCGGCCGGGATGAGTACTCTGCATCCGAATCGCGAACAGATCCTCGATACTTACAAAGAAATTGGACTGGTTGCGGAAGCTTTTCGGTTAAATCACCCGGGGAAAGCCGAGAGTATTCTCAAGGAACATTGCGGCCACGCCGCCATAGGCCACGTCCGCTATGCGACCTGTGGACCGAACACTCGCCGCTATGCTCAACCGTTTGAACGAGAGCATGGTTGTAAGTGGAAGTGGTTCTGCTTTGCCTTCAACGGACAACTCGCGAATTTCAAGCAGCTCAAAGATGAACTGCTGGCCAATAACGATTACCACCTCACTCGGGATAACGATACCGAAGTGATCATGCACTCGATCGCTCGGGAATTAACCGGGGAAACGCCACCCGATCTGGTGAAGGTGTTCGCCAATCTCAGTAAGAAATTCGACGGCGCTTACAACATCGTCTTCCTCGATGCTCTCGGTCGCATGGTGGTGATGCGCGATCCCAAGGGTATTCGGCCGATGTGTATCGCCCAATCCGGGCCGTTGTTTGCGGCGGCGAGTGAAAGCGTAGCCCTGGCGAACCTGGGCTTCACCGAGATCCGTTCTCTGGAACCGGGCGAAATGGCCCTGGTTCAGGATGGGCTGGTCAGTTTCCACCGCTTTGCCCCCAAACAGCCAACCGCGCATTGCTTCTTCGAGTGGATTTACTTTGCCAACGTGGCCAGCACTCTGGACGATCGCAGCGTTTATTTGTCGCGTTCTGCTCTGGGTAAAGAATTGGCCCAGCAGGAACGCGAAATGAATCGCGTCCCCATCGATTCCGACACCATCGTGGTTCCCGTACCCGATACGGGGAAAGCCGCGGCAGATGCCATGGCCCACGAATTGGGGTTGCCATCGGTCGAAGGATTGATGCGAAATCGTTACGTTGGCCGGACGTTTATCGAAGGAGCCAATCGCCTCGATAAAGTTCGATTGAAGTATACGCCGTTGCGGGAAGTCCTGAATGGTAAACGAGTTCTGCTGATTGAGGACACCATCGTCCGAAGTACCACACTGAAATCGCTCCTGGGACATCTTCGGGAACGGGGCGGTGCTCGGGAAGTTCACGTTCGGGTAGCCTGTCCACCGATTGTCGCCCCCTGTTTCTACGGCATTGATATGTCCACAGTCACGGAACTCTTCGCTCCCAAGTTCATGAAGGGGAAGATGCCGACGCGCGAAGAGCAGCAGCGGATGGCCGATGAATTGGGGGCGGATAGCCTGGCCTATCTTCCATTAACTTCGCTCGCCCGCTGTATCGATCTGCCCGTGAGCAGCCTATGCCAAGCTTGCGTTACCGGTGAGTATCCGACGCCCACCGGGGAACGGCTCTATCAACTTTCGCTCAAGAACGTTGAAGGCAACGGCCGGACCTACGAAATGGGGGGCTGCGAACCGCAAAAGAAGTCGGAATTTGAGCCAACCAAAGTTCGATAA
- the pckA gene encoding phosphoenolpyruvate carboxykinase (ATP) → MALFANLSPATLIEDALRNREGQLSDAGALVALTGKRTGRSPKDKYVVREANWENRIAWGNVNHPMTPEVFARLTNKIQAHLETKSIYQQDSFACADPAYRIKIRLHTEFAWHALFAQCLFIRPAREELQSFSPDWNIYAAPTLELNPAIDGVAGEVCVAISFESKTILIAGTQYAGEIKKSIFSILNGLLPMQGVFPMHCSANVGAEGDVALFFGLSGTGKTTLSADPNRSLIGDDEHGWSDQGVFNIEGGCYAKTIKLSPTGEPQIWNAIKFGSVLENVPLDPITRVPDFDSKKYTENTRCAYPIEMIPNRVPSGCGGHPKNIFFLTCDAFGVLPPISRLSPEQAMQHFLTGYTAKIAGTEAGVTEPQATFSACFGAPFLPLEPQLYGEMLRTRLQARKIPVWLVNTGWSGGGYGVGNRMSLAHTRSLLQAALEGSLNSVRFHTDPVFGLEIPDSCPGVPDNILNPSLTWSNPAAYTKAANRLAEMLANPTKFASEA, encoded by the coding sequence ATGGCTCTCTTTGCGAACCTCTCCCCCGCGACATTAATTGAAGATGCGCTGCGTAATCGGGAAGGGCAACTTAGCGATGCGGGGGCACTGGTCGCCTTAACCGGAAAGCGAACCGGTCGATCCCCCAAGGATAAGTATGTCGTTCGGGAAGCGAATTGGGAAAATCGCATTGCCTGGGGGAACGTCAACCATCCGATGACACCGGAGGTTTTTGCTCGCCTCACCAACAAAATACAAGCGCATCTCGAGACGAAATCGATCTATCAGCAAGATTCCTTTGCTTGCGCGGATCCGGCCTACCGGATTAAAATCCGCTTGCATACCGAATTCGCCTGGCATGCCCTGTTTGCCCAGTGCCTTTTCATTCGTCCGGCGCGTGAAGAATTGCAATCTTTCTCCCCCGACTGGAATATCTACGCGGCCCCGACACTCGAATTGAACCCTGCAATCGATGGCGTGGCGGGGGAAGTCTGCGTGGCGATTTCCTTCGAATCGAAAACAATTCTGATCGCGGGCACTCAGTACGCCGGGGAAATCAAAAAATCGATTTTCTCCATCCTCAACGGCTTACTACCCATGCAGGGCGTCTTCCCGATGCACTGCTCAGCCAACGTGGGAGCCGAAGGCGATGTGGCGTTGTTTTTCGGCCTCTCGGGGACCGGCAAAACGACTCTCTCCGCCGACCCAAATCGAAGCCTGATCGGCGATGACGAGCACGGCTGGTCCGATCAGGGGGTTTTCAACATCGAAGGGGGCTGCTACGCCAAGACGATCAAACTGTCCCCGACTGGCGAACCCCAGATCTGGAATGCGATTAAATTCGGTAGCGTACTCGAAAACGTGCCATTGGATCCGATCACTCGGGTTCCCGATTTCGACAGCAAGAAATACACCGAGAATACCCGCTGCGCCTACCCTATTGAGATGATTCCCAACCGCGTTCCTTCCGGTTGTGGGGGCCATCCGAAAAATATTTTCTTTCTGACCTGCGATGCCTTCGGCGTTCTACCGCCGATCTCCCGGCTCAGTCCCGAACAAGCGATGCAGCATTTTTTGACCGGCTACACGGCGAAAATTGCCGGTACCGAAGCGGGAGTGACTGAACCCCAAGCCACTTTCAGTGCCTGTTTCGGAGCCCCGTTTCTACCGTTGGAGCCTCAACTCTACGGCGAAATGTTGCGGACGCGACTGCAGGCCCGCAAGATTCCAGTCTGGCTGGTGAACACTGGCTGGTCGGGAGGTGGCTATGGCGTGGGGAACCGAATGTCCTTAGCCCATACACGTTCCCTTTTGCAGGCCGCGCTGGAGGGAAGTCTCAACAGCGTTCGTTTCCATACCGATCCGGTGTTTGGTCTGGAAAT
- a CDS encoding ABC transporter ATP-binding protein, producing MSKIYGSGWPNRYRIPALDKISLHIESGTCHALLGPNRSGKTTFVKLLLGLCKPTEGEISRLGDSPKNKSTLAKIGYVHENQLFPRYLTARELLRYYGSLSLIPQSKLNPKVDALLKKVGLADRATEPISRFSKGMIQRLGLAQSLLNDPELLILDEPTEGLDLSGRQLLRDVVHEQKKRGATTLLISHVFPEVEQLCDRVTVLVAGQVAKQAEITDLLRDPKSGQPRSLEDALRPLYKTNNP from the coding sequence GTGAGCAAGATATATGGATCGGGTTGGCCGAACCGTTATCGAATTCCCGCGCTGGATAAAATTTCACTCCACATCGAGTCCGGAACCTGCCATGCACTGCTGGGTCCGAACCGCTCCGGGAAAACGACCTTCGTCAAACTGTTACTCGGTCTCTGCAAGCCGACCGAAGGTGAGATCAGCCGACTGGGCGATTCACCCAAGAATAAATCGACTCTCGCGAAGATCGGCTACGTTCACGAAAATCAGCTTTTCCCCCGTTATCTGACGGCGCGGGAGCTTCTCCGGTACTACGGTAGCCTCTCGCTGATTCCTCAGAGCAAATTGAATCCTAAGGTCGATGCCTTGCTGAAAAAAGTGGGGCTGGCCGATCGCGCCACCGAGCCGATTTCCCGTTTTTCCAAGGGAATGATCCAACGGCTTGGCCTCGCTCAATCGCTTCTGAATGATCCTGAATTACTGATTCTCGACGAACCGACGGAAGGCCTCGACCTGAGTGGTCGGCAGTTGCTTCGCGATGTCGTTCACGAGCAGAAAAAACGGGGGGCGACCACTCTTTTGATCTCGCACGTATTTCCGGAAGTCGAACAATTATGCGATCGCGTCACAGTATTGGTGGCGGGTCAGGTTGCCAAACAAGCCGAGATTACCGATTTGCTACGAGATCCGAAATCGGGTCAGCCCCGAAGTCTGGAAGACGCTCTCCGCCCCCTCTACAAAACGAACAATCCATGA